A genomic segment from Vespula pensylvanica isolate Volc-1 chromosome 25, ASM1446617v1, whole genome shotgun sequence encodes:
- the LOC122637304 gene encoding histone lysine acetyltransferase CREBBP produces the protein MADHLVDGPPSKRPKLDPFQGPSDSAVGMAPLMMHHAYTNYGGGGSGNMQQMQGPPQQLHLQQHQLELHWNNHIVQKRNYITNTDMFDLENDLPDDLLSSGSWGSATESAKPPATGPGPGPGQQNGTLESELRQHVQQQQQQQQQQQQQQQQLSHHLIQQQGNKNLVANSLVMAAGSLGSKSPNMQSPPNVSVSKGVVDPQMVVSLGNLPSSIASSLANNQMSIANSMGNLQSSMSMAGTNPTMSMPGAMNSGLVMTSSASGNNSMGGMAGGSLIVTNSLNKQPLNTVSMMGPNTQGIHHPSGPHGVAQMQNGPGMINTRAVAMQQQQQAHMVGSAKGQSPHQQVHQVGIVGPGQGGPRMQAPPNMTNMPNMGQLGASSPYGYGSPGTGAGPGATVCTNNPVGVIAPQQKAVTTNMAAMQAGRFGASAGPIGTTNVTGGQEGGMAQQAQPPAPSPAQPQSGAPSGGQPGPQQATQSQMPGTGAPTGASKSTADPEKRKLIQQQLVLLLHAHKCQRRESQSNGEMWQCTLPDCKTMKNVLTHMTTCQAGKNCTVPHCSSSRQIINHWKHCNRSDCPVCLPLKQASRNRTTNSVGATQPNPSPSEMRRAYDALGITCPTTTTGLLAPQGVGRGVRMPTVQMQGPPGTIGNVRLTQPQTQAAPGQSVVGAGQQVVAPNVSLPLNSDPNTVGVAGNQTAPTSGPMPAAAATAANIQQSVNMQQLFGGFNESGQPGVLGENKLSGLQLPAGLQPGQVTATPVQETKIWHQTVTPDLRNHLVHKLVQAIFPTPDPQAMLDKRMHNLVAYARKVEGDMYEMANSRSEYYHLLAEKIYKIQKELEEKRQKRKEQQQQQQQLQAAQQQQQPQPSGAPGPDLRPCAPQDVGGILPSRPVGKVPPNLRRHSPNMGQIGPLSGMGIQHNRMQFPQQQQQQQQAAQQQQQQQQQQQQQQQQAAAQQQQQQQAQQAQQQQIQQQQQQQQQQQQQQQQQQQQGLLVGPSGPSPNGQSTSNSSMVQNSGLSPFGQAQMSQANLTTTTTSATTSQFPTSNGTSSLPNSSPVQNQHQFPDIMKVRLAQVQVVQQQQQQQQQQQQQQQQQQQQQQQQQPPSVPQQQQQQQPQTVPQQQQQQQPQNQQQQQPTSTSNQTAAATAMPQAPSPFSNIQQQSNQQQNQQFSNNRPLSASTPGDASITTTTPQTIPPPASSGPIPSPVTTTNGPQSTTSTPNTPIVPSLMTPNQTVSSANQTPPHPGTTPSPAGLASLGKGMTSQERAALNAPRSSSMSSQMAAITAALDRDNSPSPPMNNNKGKLDSIKEENMKMETKQEDGSEIEWIRDRMDGGKNVNNDVSIKTEITNEPMEEGSAEGVVKDESSGIKEETVTSMSSQDTTASDIKPLVPEPIQPSGTSSDKKRLCLFKPDELRQALMPTLDKLYRQDPESLPFRQPVDPQALGIPDYFDIVKKPMDLSTIKRKLDTGQYSDPWEYVDDVWMMFDNAWLYNRKTSRVYRYCTKLSEVFEQEIDPVMQALGYCCGRKYTFNPQVLCCYGKQLCTIPRDAKYYSYKNSLKAYGLISDRYTFCQKCFNDIPGDTVTLGDDPTQPQTAIKKEQFQEMKNDHLELEPFVVCTDCGRKVHQICVLHMEQIWPLGFTCDNCLKKKGQKRKENKFNAKRLPVTKLGTYIETRVNNFLKKKEAGAGEVAIRVVASSDKVVEVKPGMRSRFVENGDMPGEFPYRAKALFAFEEVDGTDVCFFGMHVQEYGSECTPPNTRRVYIAYLDSVHFFRPRQFRTAVYHEILLGYLDYAKQLGYTMAHIWACPPSEGDDYIFHCHPQEQKIPKPKRLQEWYKKMLDKGIMERIVLDYKDILKQAMEDKLSSAADLPYFEGDFWPNVLEESIKELDQEEEEKRKQAEAAEAAAAAANAIFSLNEDSETGPDGKKKGQKKAKKSNKSKANQRKNSKKSNTPQTGNDLSAKIFATMEKHKEVFFVIRLHSAQSAASLAPIQDPDPVINCDLMDGRDAFLTMAREKHYEFSSLRRAKFSSMSMLYELHNQGQDKFVYTCNNCKSHVETRYHCTVCDDFDLCISCKEKDGHPHHMEKLGLDLDDGSSPVDAKQVNPQEARKLLIQRCIQSLVHACQCRDANCRLPSCQKMKRVVTHTKVCKRMTSGGCPICKQVITLCCCYHTKHCQETKCLVPFCSNIKHKLKQQQLQQRLQQAQLLRRRMAVMNTRPTGPVGAMQAGQQTSNVAIVAGVPIKPGVSPTNLPSPHQPGIGLKPGTQTPPAHVLQVVKQVQEEAARQQAPHVGYGKVTPGGGVGVSGQAGGVMPPPQMQRPMPVQMPNPAGTHLIPMDQWTGSRYQPNAVMQQNPGLRQQTPQQLMQQQQQHQGQPTMAMGGQMPRQPGVIGGPVGQVAPAQAQSNMHKHALQQLMQTLRSPHTPEQQNQILQILKSNPPLMAAFIKQRALALQQQTGQHGGGVSGPLGPNQPQQQQPDLQHMMSQQQQQQQQQQQQQHPQQQQQPGRMQIQAMLNQQQQQQQQQQQQQTVQQQTQWYKQQMLVMQRQQQQQQAQQQQQQQQQQQQPFTQPPAPPYGQQRPIRPSLLGYGGFNEQSYGQPGLKPTPPPVPSPQGVMGPPGISVQQQLMQSVRSPPPIRSPQPNPSPRPVPSPRNQPVPSPRSGPVPSPHHHPPHGTPTHSPAHELGGPSEMMLSQLSGGGGAPTGHPATMPHHPSPAPPPTSGTDTSEVTPMTPQDQLSKFVEGL, from the exons TGGGTATGGCGCCTCTAATGATGCACCATGCTTATACAAACTACGGGGGAGGTGGCAGTGGTAACATGCAACAAATGCAGGGCCCGCCACAACAGCTACACCTGCAACAGCATCAGCTGGAGCTACATTGGAACAACCATATCGTccagaaaagaa ATTACATAACAAACACAGATATGTTTGATCTTGAAAATGATCTTCCTGATGATCTGCTATCGTCGGGGTCTTGGGGATCTGCTACTGAAAGTGCTAAACCACCGGCGACAGGTCCAGGTCCAGGTCCAGGGCAACAAAATGGAACGCTTGAATCAGAATTACGTCAGCATgtacagcaacagcaacagcagcaacaacaacagcagcaacaacaacaacaattatCTCATCACCTTATCCAGCAGCAG GGAAATAAAAACTTGGTTGCGAATTCGTTGGTAATGGCTGCTGGAAGTTTGGGTAGCAAAAGTCCAAACATGCAATCTCCACCGAATGTTTCCGTCTCTAAAGGAGTAGTCGACCCACAAATGGTCGTGAGTCTTGGAAACTTACCTAGCAGTATAGCTAGTTCTTTGGCAAACAATCAAATGTCCATTGCAAATTCAATGGGAAATCTTCAATCGTCAATGAGTATGGCTGGAACTAATCCTACTATGTCTATGCCGGGTGCAATGAACTCTGGTTTAGTCATGACGAGTAGTGCTAGTGGAAATAATAGTATGGGTGGAATGGCAGGTGGAAGTTTAATTGTAACCAACAGTTTAAACAAGCAACCTCTAAATACa gtATCCATGATGGGACCGAATACTCAAGGAATTCATCATCCTAGCGGGCCTCACGGCGTAGCTCAAATGCAAAATGGTCCTGGAATGATTAATACTAGAGCTGTAGCTatgcagcaacagcagcaagcCCATATGGTAGGTTCTGCGAAAGGCCAAAGTCCTCATCAACAAGTACACCAAGTTGGAATAGTTGGTCCAGGACAAGGTGGTCCAAGAATGCAAGCACCTCCCAATATGACGAATATGCCCAATATGGGACAACTTGGTGCTTCCAGTCCATATGGCTATG gaTCTCCGGGTACTGGAGCAGGTCCTGGAGCTACCGTATGTACTAACAATCCTGTTGGTGTAATTGCACCTCAACAGAAAGCTGTAACAACAAATATGGCTGCTATGCAAGCTGGAAGATTTGGAGCTTCGGCTGGTCCTATTGGAACCACTAATGTTACAGGTGGTCAAGAAGGTGGTATGGCACAACAAGCACAACCACCTGCACCAAGTCCAGCTCAACCTCAATCAGGAGCACCAAGTGGTGGACAACCAGGACCGCAACAAGCTACTCAAAGTCAAATGCCTGGTACTGGTGCGCCAACGG gtgcTTCAAAATCTACTGCGGATCCAGAAAAACGTAAATTAATTCAACAACAATTAGTACTTCTTCTCCATGCACATAAATGTCAAAGACGAGAAAGCCAATCTAATGGTGAAATGTGGCAATGCACGTTGCCAGACTGTAAGactatgaaaaatgttttgaCGCATATGACTACCTGTCAAGCGGGTAAAAATTGTACAGTGCCACACTGTAGTTCATCTAGACAAATTATCAATCATTGGAAACATTGTAATCGAAGTGACTGTCCTGTTTGTTTGCCTTTGAAACAAGCAAGTAGAAATAGGACTACAAATTCTGTTGGAg ctACTCAACCAAATCCAAGTCCATCAGAAATGAGGAGAGCATATGATGCTTTGGGTATAACGTGTCCTACGACGACTACTGGTTTGTTAGCTCCTCAAGGTGTTGGTAGAGGTGTTAGAATGCCAACGGTTCAAATGCAAGGACCACCAGGTACTATCGGAAATGTTAGATTGACGCAACCTCAAACACAAG ctGCTCCAGGACAGTCTGTGGTTGGTGCAGGTCAACAGGTAGTAGCCCCAAACGTATCCTTACCATTAAACTCGGATCCAAACACGGTTGGTGTAGCTGGTAATCAAACCGCTCCAACGAGTGGCCCAATGCCAGCAGCAGCGGCGACAGCTGCTAATATACAACAATCTGTAAACATGCAACAATTGTTTGGTGGTTTCAACGAGTCGGGACAGCCTGGTGTTTTAGGAGAAAATAAACTTTCCGGTTTACAACTACCAGCTGGACTTCAACCAGGACAAGTAACCGCCACACCGGTACAAGAGACTAAAATTTGGCATCAAACGGTAACGCCAGACCTAAGGAATCACCTTGTTCACAAATTGGTCCAAGCAATATTTCCAACTCCTGATCCGCAAGCGATGCTTGATAAACGGATGCACAATTTAGTCGCTTACGCTAGGAAAGTAGAAGGTGATATGTACGAGATGGCCAATTCTAGGTCGGAGTACTATCACTTGTTGGctgagaaaatttataagatacaAAAGGAATTGGAGGAGAAAcggcagaaaagaaaagagcaacagcaacagcaacagcaattGCAAGCGgctcaacaacaacaacaaccacaACCGTCAGGTGCACCTGGTCCAGATTTACGGCCATGCGCGCCACAAGATGTTGGTGGGATTCTTCCGTCAAGGCCAGTTGGCAAAGTACCACCAAATTTAAGGAGGCATTCACCGAATATGGGTCAAATTGGACCATTATCGGGCATGGGTATTCAACATAATCGAATGCAATTtccacaacaacaacaacaacaacaacaagctgctcagcaacagcagcaacagcaacaacaacaacagcaacagcaacaacaggcGGCGgcacagcagcaacaacaacagcaagcTCAACAggcacaacaacaacaaatacagcagcaacagcaacagcagcagcagcagcaacaacaacaacaacaacaacaacaacagggATTACTTGTTGGTCCTTCTGGGCCCAGTCCAAATGGACAATCAACGTCTAATTCAAGTATGGTTCAAAATTCTGGTCTCAGTCCATTCGGTCAGGCACAAATGTCGCAGGCTAATTTAACCACGACAACTACATCAGCAACGACTAGTCAATTTCCAACCTCCAACGGCACTTCCAGTTTACCTAACAGTAGTCCCGTACAAAATCAACATCAATTTCCTGATATCATGAAAGTCAGGCTTGCTCAAGTTCAAGTGgtacaacagcagcaacaacaacagcagcaacagcaacaacaacaacaacaacagcaacagcagcaacaacaacaacaacccCCAAGTGTAccacagcaacagcaacaacaacaaccgcAAACTGTgccacaacaacaacaacagcaacagccacaaaatcaacaacaacaacaaccaaCAAGTACTTCGAATCAAACTGCTGCAGCCACTGCAATGCCCCAAGCACCCTCGCCGTTCAGTAATATTCAACAACAAAGTAATCAGCAACAAAATCAACAATTTAGTAATAATCGACCATTGTCAGCTTCGACGCCTGGCGATGCTAGCATAACTACAACAACACCACAAACTATACCTCCTCCTGCATCCAGTGGACCCATTCCTAGTCCTGTTACAACAACAAATGGACCTCAATCTACAACTTCCACTCCTAACACGCCAATAGTTCCTTCGTTAATGACTCCAAACCAGACTGTATCTTCCGCTAATCAGACTCCACCTCATCCGGGTACGACACCATCGCCAGCTGGTCTTGCAAGTTTGGGGAAAGGTATGACTTCCCAAGAAAGGGCAGCGTTAAATGCGCCAAGAAGTTCGTCGATGTCTTCGCAAATGGCTGCCATAACAGCAGCCTTGGATCGTGATAATTCTCCTAGTCCGCCAATGAACAATAATAAAGGCAAATTAGATtcgattaaagaagaaaatatgaagatGGAAACTAAACAAGAAGATGGATCAGAAATTGAATGGATAAGGGATAGGATGGACGGTGGTAAAAATGTTAACAACGATGTGTCCATTAAAACTGAAATCACAAATGAACCTATGGAAGAAGGTTCAGCCGAAGGTGTTGTCAAAGATGAATCTTCtggtataaaagaagaaactgtTACTTCTATGTCAAGTCAAGATACCACAGCATCTGATATAAAACCACTTGTTCCTGAACCAATACAACCAAGTGGTACATCATCCGACAAGAAAAGACTATGTTTGTTTAAACCTGATGAATTACGCCAAGCTCTTATGCCTACGCTTGATAAACTGTATCGACAGGATCCAGAATCTTTACCATTCAGGCAGCCTGTCGATCCTCAAGCATTAGGTATACCTGATTATTTCGACATAGTTAAAAAACCAATGGACCTTTCAacgatcaaaagaaaattagatacGGGACAATATAGTGATCCTTGGGAATATGTTGATGATGTTTGGATGATGTTCGACAATGCTTGGCTTTATAATCGCAAAACTTCACGAGTTTATAGATATTGTACAaag TTATCGGAAGTTTTTGAACAAGAAATAGACCCAGTGATGCAAGCTTTAGGATACTGTTGTGGTAGGAAATACACATTCAACCCACAAGTACTCTGTTGCTATGGGAAACAACTGTGTACGATACCAAGAGATGCTAAATACTACTCGTATAAGAATAG TCTAAAGGCATATGGTCTTATTTCCGACAGATACACCTTCTGTCAGAAATGTTTCAACGACATACCTGGTGACACTGTGACGTTAGGAGATGACCCAACACAACCACAAAC tGCCATCAAGAAAGAACAGTTCCAGGAGATGAAGAACGATCATTTAGAATTAGAACCTTTCGTTGTGTGCACAGACTGCGGTAGGAAAGTACATCAAATTTGTGTATTACATATGGAACAAATTTGGCCATTAGG atttacCTGTGATAATTGtctaaagaagaaaggacagaaacgtaaagaaaataagtttAACGCCAAACGTTTGCCGGTAACAAAATTAGGAACTTATATCGAAACGCGCGTgaacaattttcttaaaaagaaagaagctgGTGCCGGTGAGGTAGCCATTAGAGTTGTTGCGTCTAGTGATAAAGTTGTAGAAGTGAAGCCAGGAATGAGAAGTAGATTCGTAGAAAATGGTGATATGCCTGGTGAATTTCCATACCGTGCTAAGGCATTATTTGCATTTGAAGAAGTCGATGGAACAGACGTATGTTTTTTTGGTATGCATGTGCAAGAATATGGAAGCGAATGCACTCCACCAAATACAAGACGAGTATACATAGCATACTTGGATTCTGTACATTTCTTCCGGCCTAGACAATTTCGTACTGCTGTCTACCACGAAATACTTCTTGGATATTTAGACTACGCTAAACAACTTGG ttATACCATGGCTCATATTTGGGCTTGTCCACCATCGGAAGGAGATGATTATATATTCCACTGCCATCctcaagaacaaaaaattccTAAGCCTAAACGACTGCAAGAGTGGTATAAGAAAATGTTGGATAAAGGAATTATGGAGAGAATAGTACTCGATTACAAG GATATTTTGAAGCAAGCAATGGAGGATAAATTATCCTCGGCAGCAGATTTGCCATATTTTGAGGGTGACTTTTGGCCAAATGTATTGGAAGAAAGTATTAAAGAATTggatcaagaagaagaagaaaaacgtaaaCAAGCTGAAGCTGCTGAGGCTGCTGCAGCTGCAGCGAATGCT atCTTTTCATTGAATGAAGATTCTGAAACTGGTCCAGAtggtaagaaaaaaggacagaaaaaGGCTAAGAAGTCTAATAAATCTAAAgcaaatcaaagaaaaaatagtaaaaagtcTAACACGCCTCAAACTGGTAATGATCTTTCTGCAAAAATCTTTGCGACCATGGAGAAACACAAAGAAGTTTTCTTCGTAATTAGGTTGCATAGTGCTCAAAGTGCAGCCAGTTTAGCA ccGATTCAAGATCCGGACCCTGTTATTAATTGTGATCTTATGGATGGACGTGATGCTTTCTTAACAATGGCTAGAGAGAAACATTACGAATTCTCATCTTTAAGACGAGCGAAGTTTAGCTCAATGTCAATGTTGTATGAATTACATAATCAAGGTCAAGATAAATTCGTTTATACTTGCAATAATTGTAAGAGTCACGTTGAAACGAGATACCATTGTACTGTCTGTGAT GATTTTGATTTATGCATCAGTTgtaaagaaaaggatggaCATCCTCATCATATGGAGAAACTTGGTTTAGATTTGGACGATGGATCATCGCCAGTTGATGCAAAACAAGTAAATCCGcag gaAGCAAGAAAGCTGTTGATACAGAGATGTATTCAATCATTAGTACATGCTTGTCAATGTAGAGACGCTAATTGTCGGTTACCTAGTTGtcaaaagatgaagagagtAGTAACGCATACTAAAGTGTGCAAGAGAATGACAAGTGGTGGTTGTCCGATCTGCAAGCAAGTGATAACGTTGTGCTGTTGTTATCATACGAAGCACTGCCAAGAAACCAAGTGTCTTGTTCCGTTCTGTTCAAATATCAAGCATAAATTAAAACAACAGCAACTTCAGCAACGTTTGCAGCAAGCACAACTGTTAag GAGGAGAATGGCTGTGATGAATACACGACCTACTGGACCAGTTGGAGCTATGCAAGCAGGACAACAAACTTCAAACGTTGCAATAGTTGCCGGTGTTCCTATAAAACCTGGTGTTAGTCCAACGAATTTACCATCACCGCATCAACCAGGAATTGGTTTGAAGCCTGGTACGCAGACACCACCGGCACATGTTTTGCAAGTTGTGAAACAAGTGCAAGAGGAAGCTGCGAGGCAACAAGCACCGCATGTTGGTTATGGTAAAGTAACACCAGGTGGTGGAGTGGGAGTGAGTGGTCAGGCAGGTGGTGTTATGCCACCTCCACAAATGCAACGACCGATGCCTGTGCAAATGCCAAATCCTGCTGGTACACATCTTATTCCTATGGATCAATGGACCGGCAG TAGGTACCAACCTAACGCTGTGATGCAACAAAATCCTGGGTTGAGGCAACAAACGCCGCAACAGTTGatgcaacaacagcaacaacatcaGGGTCAACCGACTATGGCAATGGGTGGTCAAATGCCAAGGCAACCAGGTGTTATCGGAGGTCCGGTAGGTCAAGTGGCACCTGCTCAAGCTCAAAGCAATATGCACAAGCATGCCTTGCAGCAATTAATGCAGACACTCAGAAGTCCTCATACTCCTGAACAGCAAAACCAAATACTACAAATACTCAAGAGTAATCCACCTTTAATGGCCGCTTTTATAAAGCAACgg GCACTTGCCCTTCAGCAACAAACTGGTCAGCACGGCGGTGGAGTAAGTGGACCATTGGGTCCTAATCAGcctcaacaacaacaacctgATTTGCAGCATATGATGTctcagcagcagcagcagcaacagcaacaacagcagcaacaacatcctcagcagcagcagcagccaGGAAGGATGCAAATACAGGCGATGTTGaaccagcagcagcagcagcaacagcaacaacagcaacagcagacGGTTCAACAACAAACGCAATGGTATAAGCAACAAATGTTGGTTATGCAAaggcaacagcaacaacaacaggctcaacagcagcagcagcaacaacagcaacagcaacaacccTTCACGCAACCACCTGCTCCACCATACGGCCAACAGAGACCGATCAGGCCATCTTTGCTTG GTTATGGTGGATTTAACGAGCAAAGTTACGGTCAGCCAGGATTGAAGCCAACACCGCCACCAGTACCTTCGCCTCAAGGTGTTATGGGACCTCCAGGTATATCCGTACAACAACAGCTTATGCAATCTGTTCGTTCACCGCCGCCGATTAGATCGCCGCAACCAAATCCTTCACCAAGGCCGGTTCCATCGCCACGTAATCAACCAGTTCCTTCGCCCCGTTCTGGCCCAGTACCATCACCCCATCATCATCCACCTCACGGGACACCGACTCATTCACCTGCTCATGAACTCGGTGGTCCTAGTGAAATGATGTTATCGCAATTGAGCGGCGGTGGTGGTGCACCAACTGGTCATCCTGCTACTATGCCGCATCATCCGTCACCTGCCCCACCACCAACCAGTGGTACAGACACAAGTGAAGTGACACCTATGACGCCGCAAGACCAACTCTCGAAATTCGTTGAAGGGTTGTAG